In a single window of the Coprothermobacter proteolyticus DSM 5265 genome:
- a CDS encoding nucleoside phosphorylase, with the protein MLETDLQPHIRLGRNQSANYALLPGDPGRVKRIAAFLDDVEELVYNREFCSVRGKYKGVSVLIVSTGIGGPSTGIAVEELNKTGVKTMIRIGSCGALQDNMKVGDLVIAQAAVRDEGTSKTYIDPCYPAVPDPDVMFAILKCARELNYRHHCGIIRSHDSFYTDRENEIDNYWSERGVLAADMETAALFVIGRLREVRTASILNVVTEKTAILEQSINDYASGERAAAMGEEREIKLALETFAFLSGLELSST; encoded by the coding sequence ATGTTGGAAACCGATCTGCAGCCTCACATCAGGTTGGGCAGAAATCAGTCAGCTAATTATGCTCTTTTACCGGGCGATCCGGGTAGGGTTAAACGCATTGCTGCGTTTTTAGATGATGTGGAAGAGCTTGTATACAACCGCGAGTTCTGTAGCGTTCGTGGTAAATACAAAGGGGTATCAGTGTTGATTGTTTCTACTGGCATTGGCGGCCCCTCTACGGGGATAGCTGTTGAAGAACTTAACAAGACAGGCGTAAAAACGATGATACGCATTGGGAGTTGTGGTGCCCTTCAGGACAATATGAAAGTGGGCGACCTTGTAATTGCTCAAGCAGCTGTACGCGATGAAGGCACATCGAAAACATATATAGATCCTTGTTATCCTGCAGTTCCGGATCCTGATGTGATGTTCGCTATTTTGAAGTGTGCCAGGGAGCTGAACTATAGACATCACTGCGGCATCATAAGAAGCCACGATAGCTTTTACACAGACAGAGAGAATGAAATAGACAATTACTGGAGCGAGAGAGGCGTATTGGCTGCTGATATGGAGACAGCAGCTTTGTTTGTCATAGGACGTTTGCGAGAAGTCAGAACGGCTTCTATACTAAACGTGGTAACTGAAAAGACGGCAATTTTGGAGCAGAGCATCAACGACTATGCCAGTGGAGAACGAGCAGCAGCTATGGGTGAGGAAAGGGAAATCAAGTTAGCACTGGAGACCTTCGCTTTTCTGAGCGGCTTAGAATTGTCTTCCACTTGA